One window of the Notolabrus celidotus isolate fNotCel1 chromosome 23, fNotCel1.pri, whole genome shotgun sequence genome contains the following:
- the fgb gene encoding LOW QUALITY PROTEIN: fibrinogen beta chain (The sequence of the model RefSeq protein was modified relative to this genomic sequence to represent the inferred CDS: inserted 4 bases in 4 codons), which yields RRCLLYLCAYVAWAQDDLEYDDYGATGTSTSKPPNKTVDARGHRPSTRGRDQYTAPRYVPPPISGGHRYRGRPTQTTVGRPQVQEKKEIPDAGGCTHASDEMGVLCPNGCELKTALLKQERSVKAGISDLKPQVDDLTRSSNNVYNYVNSISNSLRERQRVITDNNRVVSQYTDSVEEQHAYIKDIVDNTFPSNIRVLQGVLDKIRLKIQKLEKAIQSQREXCKEPCKTNCPXPVVSGKECEDVFRRGGRDSQMYLIQPDAFXPAYKVFCDQTSQNGGWLLIQSRLDGSVDFGRRWDEYRRGFGNIAFDSGKGHCETPGEYWLGNDRISQVTKMGPTEVLIEMQDWTGAKVNAQYQQFTVQSETSNFVLAVGGYSGTAGNGFMEGSSELXGENRTMTIHNGMMFSTYDRDNDNWTPGDPTKQCAKEDGGGWWYNRCHSANPNGRYYIGGSYTRQMAKHGTDDGVVWMNWKGSWYSLKAISMKIRPYFAPG from the exons AGACGCTGCTTGCTGTATCTGTGCGCGTACGTCGCCTGGGCGCAGGATGATCTGGAATATGACGACTACGGGGCG aCGGGCACATCCACATCAAAACCCCCAAAT aAAACCGTAGACGCTCGAGGTCATCGTCCCTCAACCAGGGGCAGGGACCAATACACCGCTCCTCGCTATGTCCCCCCTCCTATCAGCGGCGGGCACAG GTATCGTGGACGCCCCACTCAGACTACGGTTGGAAGACCACAGGtgcaggagaagaaggagatcCCTGATGCTGGAGGATGCACACACGCCTCAGATGAGATG GGTGTTTTGTGTCCTAACGGCTGCGAGCTGAAGACGGCACTGCTGAAACAAGAGAGGAGCGTCAAAGCG GGCATCAGTGACCTCAAGCCTCAGGTGGATGACCTGACCCGCTCCTCCAACAACGTCTACAACTACGTCAACAGCATCTCCAACTCTCtgagggagaggcagagagtCATCACCG ataaCAACAGGGTGGTCAGTCAGTACACTGATAGCGTGGAGGAACAACATGCCTACATCAAGGACATAGTGGACAATACCTTCCCTTCCAACATCCGGGTgctacag GGGGTCCTGGACAAGATCAGGCTGAAAATCCAGAAGTTAGAGAAAGCCATCCAGTCCCAGAGGG GATGCAAGGAGCCGTGCAAGACCAACTGTC TACCTGTGGTGTCTG GTAAGGAGTGTGAGGACGTCTTCCGTCGTGGAGGAAGAGACTCTCAGATGTACCTGATCCAGCCGGACGCCT TCCCGGCATACAAGGTCTTCTGTGATCAGACCAGCCAGAATGGAG GATGGCTTCTCATCCAGAGCAGGCTTGATGGCAGCGTTGACTTCGGTCGGCGCTGGGACGAGTATCGTCGTGGTTTTGGCAACATCGCCTTTGATTCTGGCAAGGGTCACTGCGAGACTCCAG GTGAATACTGGCTGGGTAATGACCGCATTAGTCAAGTGACCAAGATGGGCCCCACTGAGGTTCTCATTGAGATGCAGGACTGGACTGGAGCCAAA GTCAACGCCCAGTATCAACAGTTCACCGTCCAATCAGAGACCTCCAACTTCGTGCTGGCTGTCGGTGGTTACTCAGGTACCGCTGGCAACGGTTTCATGGAAGGATCTTCTGAGC TTGGTGAAAACCGCACCATGACCATTCACAACGGCATGATGTTCAGTACCTACGACAGAGACAACGACAACTG GACCCCCGGTGATCCCACCAAACAATGTGCCAAGGAAGATGGAGGCGGCTGGTGGTACAACCGCTGTCACTCAGCCAATCCCAACGGCCGGTACTACATCGGCGGCTCCTACACACGTCAGATGGCCAAGCACGGCACGGACGATGGAGTGGTGTGGATGAACTGGAAGGGCAGCTGGTATTCCCTCAAGGCCATCAGCATGAAGATCCGGCCTTACTTCGCCCCAGGATAG
- the LOC117807356 gene encoding saxiphilin-like, whose translation MTLLIVCMTLCSSLLALSRAGPIMNSTMRTGHCEYMKDMDPYTQGAFVPQCDSEGNYVPQQCCSITGYCWCVNVITGRRYPTPGQCRGLSVRLW comes from the exons ATGACGCTCCTGATAGTGTGCATGACACTCTGCAGCAGCCTCTTGGCGCTGAGCAGAGCCGGTCCCATCATGAACTCCACCATGCGCACGGGCCACTGCGAGTACATGAAGGACATGGACCCATACACCCAAGGAGCCTTCGTCCCCCAGTGCGACTCTGAGGGGAATTACGTCCCTCAGCAGTGCTGCTCTATAACCGGGTACTGCTGGTGCGTCAACGTCATCACGGGAAGGAGATATCCAACACCAGGGCAGTGCCGGGGATTATCCGTTCGACTGTG GTAA